CCAGCTACTAATAATTGTTTCACCCCATACTTGGCAACTGCTTTTTCAGTTTTAACGACAAGTACTTCAATCACACTCGCTTGGAAGCTTGCTGCTAAATCTTCAGGAGCAATCTTCTCGCCTCTCTGTTCCGCATTATGCACAGTATTAATCACAGCAGATTTCAATCCGCTAAAACTAAAATCAAAAGAGCCTTCCTCCAGCCATGCACGAGGCAAATCAATAGTAGGACTTCCTTCGTGCGCTAACCTGTCGATATGCGGACCACCCGGATATGGCATATTTAACGTTCTAGCCACCTTATCATAGGCTTCTCCAGCGGCGTCATCTCTTGTCTCACCAATGACTTCAAAGTGACCGTGCTCCTTCATATAAACAAGCTCCGTATGGCCACCAGAGACTACAAGCGCTAATAAAGGAAATTTCAGTTCGGTTACCAGCCTATTTGCATATATATGCCCGGCAATATGATGAACAGGCACTAATGGCTTATTATGAGCAAATGCCAATGCTTTCGCTGCATTTACACCTATCAACAACGCTCCCACTAATCCAGGACCTTCTGTAACAGCAATCGCATCCAGGTCTGCGATGGTTACATTCGCTTGGTTCAGTGCTTCCTCCATCACAATCGTGATTTGCTCGACATGATGACGGGAGGCAATTTCGGGAACAACCCCGCCAAACCGCTTATGACTTTCAATTTGTGAAGCTACGACGTTTGCTGCCATCTCACGGCCATTTCTAATAATAGCAACTGCAGTCTCATCACAGCTTGTTTCTATTGCTAAAATTAATTGATCTTTTTTCATAAATTCACCCACATCACTAGTGCATCTTCTTGGTTATCTGAATAATAATTCTTTCGAATGCCGCCATCCTGAAACCCTAATTTCCGATATAGGGATTGTGCTATATGATTCGTCACTCTCACTTCAAGAGTCATACTTCTAGCTCCCATCTCTCTAGCCACAGACATTAGTTTTGTCATTAATGCCTCACCCAGTTTCTTTCCTCGATACCCCGGCATAATAGCTACATTTGTCACGTGGGCTTCATCGATGACCACCCATGTTCCACAATAACCAATAATCTTATTGTCATCCTCAAGCACAATATAGACTGCAAATTTGTTATTGTGCAGCTCATTATAAAATGCTTCCCTGCTCCAAGGTGTAGTAAAGGATGCATGCTCAACCTCTAGAACTTGATCAATATCCTCATCCCTCATATAACGAAAAACAAAAGAATCTACCATATATCTCTTTCCCTATCCATTTATATTTTTCCCTTTGCCTCAAGCCACTTGGCCTCTGCTTCTGCTAAACGTATATAATTTGGAACAAAGGAATGGAGATCCTCTCCCGCATAATCCTTTCCTAACAACCCAAGCTCAGCAGGACGCGGATTATGTTCAGTCACACTTGCAAAAATCGCCTTAGAACCTAGTACTTCTTCAATTTTAGCTTGATGAATTGGCAGGTCGTTTCCTACAAATAAGATGGGCTTATCTGAATCTGATAACCTGTCTACCCAGTCAGCAAGCATTACTAGCTGATCCTGTTGCACCACGGTAAGCTTTCCATCTACAAATTGATAAAGGCCTGTGTAAACTTGTCCCCTTCTGGCATCAAACAAAGGGGATACCATTCCATCAAAATATCGTCCCGTTCCCCCGGCTAAAATTTCAAGGCTGGAAACTCCCACAAGGGGAATGTTTAACGTCCATGCTAATGTTTTAGCAATGGTTACGCCAATTCTTACACCTGTATAAGAGCCTGGGCCTTTGGCAACGACAATCTTGGTCAAATCAGCTGGAACCTTTCCACAATCCTTCATTAAGGTTTCAATAGCCGGCATAATCCGTACAGAGTGATTCTTCTTTAGATTGGTGATATATTCTCCTATTACCTGATCCTCTTCTAAAAGCGCTACTCCTAACGCATA
The window above is part of the Bacillus sp. SORGH_AS_0510 genome. Proteins encoded here:
- the tsaD gene encoding tRNA (adenosine(37)-N6)-threonylcarbamoyltransferase complex transferase subunit TsaD — translated: MKKDQLILAIETSCDETAVAIIRNGREMAANVVASQIESHKRFGGVVPEIASRHHVEQITIVMEEALNQANVTIADLDAIAVTEGPGLVGALLIGVNAAKALAFAHNKPLVPVHHIAGHIYANRLVTELKFPLLALVVSGGHTELVYMKEHGHFEVIGETRDDAAGEAYDKVARTLNMPYPGGPHIDRLAHEGSPTIDLPRAWLEEGSFDFSFSGLKSAVINTVHNAEQRGEKIAPEDLAASFQASVIEVLVVKTEKAVAKYGVKQLLVAGGVAANKGLRSTLEKTFANKPEIELVIPPLSLCTDNAAMIAAAGSVMFEKGVRAGLDLNAIPGLDIELYNEV
- the rimI gene encoding ribosomal protein S18-alanine N-acetyltransferase, giving the protein MVDSFVFRYMRDEDIDQVLEVEHASFTTPWSREAFYNELHNNKFAVYIVLEDDNKIIGYCGTWVVIDEAHVTNVAIMPGYRGKKLGEALMTKLMSVAREMGARSMTLEVRVTNHIAQSLYRKLGFQDGGIRKNYYSDNQEDALVMWVNL
- the tsaB gene encoding tRNA (adenosine(37)-N6)-threonylcarbamoyltransferase complex dimerization subunit type 1 TsaB translates to MTILSIDTSNYALGVALLEEDQVIGEYITNLKKNHSVRIMPAIETLMKDCGKVPADLTKIVVAKGPGSYTGVRIGVTIAKTLAWTLNIPLVGVSSLEILAGGTGRYFDGMVSPLFDARRGQVYTGLYQFVDGKLTVVQQDQLVMLADWVDRLSDSDKPILFVGNDLPIHQAKIEEVLGSKAIFASVTEHNPRPAELGLLGKDYAGEDLHSFVPNYIRLAEAEAKWLEAKGKI